The following are encoded together in the Bos javanicus breed banteng chromosome X, ARS-OSU_banteng_1.0, whole genome shotgun sequence genome:
- the XIAP gene encoding E3 ubiquitin-protein ligase XIAP isoform X1, producing MTFNSFEGSKTCVPADIDKDEEFVEEFNRLKTFANFPSSSPVSASTLARAGFLYTGEGDTVRCFSCHAAVDRWQYGDSAIGRHRRVSPNCRFINGFYFENNAAQPTYSGVQNGQYKAENYLGNRNHFVLERPSETHAHYLLRTGQVVDLSDTVYPRNPVMCSEEARLKSFHNWPDYAHLTPRELARAGLYYTGIDDQVQCFCCGGKLKNWEPCDRAWSEHRRHFPNCFFVLGRNINMQSESTVVSSDRNFPNSTNAPINPAMADYEARIITFGTWMYSVNKEQLARAGFYALGEGDKVQCFHCGGGLNDWKPSEDPWEQHAKWFPGCKYLLEEKGEEYVNNIHLTHSIEESLGRTVERAPLLTEIIDDTIFQNPMVQEAIRMGFSFKDIKKTMEGKIQTSGSNYKSLEVLVADLVNAQKDNTQDESSQTSLQKEKTEVLMNCYSRSRRYLGVKFQFPDFWSSVYFFFLIGNSPVVLWLGLDTFSTKDPDSVPGPGGKIPQVTWCGQKKK from the exons ATGACTTTTAACAGTTTTGAAGGATCTAAAACTTGTGTACCTGCAGACATCGATAAGGATGAAGAATTTGTAGAAGAGTTTAATAGATTAAAAACTTTTGCTAATTTTCCAAGTAGTAGTCCTGTTTCAGCATCAACGCTAGCACGAGCTGGTTTTCTGTATACTGGGGAAGGAGACACTGTGCGGTGCTTTAGTTGTCATGCAGCAGTAGATAGATGGCAATATGGAGACTCAGCAATTGGAAGACACAGGAGAGTATCCCCAAATTGCAGATTTATCAAtggcttttattttgaaaacaatgcTGCACAGCCTACATATTCTGGTGTCCAAAATGGTCAGTACAAAGCTGAAAACTACCTGGGAAACAGAaatcattttgttttagaaaggCCATCTGAGACTCATGCACACTATCTTTTGAGAACTGGACAGGTTGTAGATTTATCAGACACCGTATACCCAAGGAACCCTGTCATGTGTAGTGAAGAAGCTAGATTAAAGTCATTTCACAACTGGCCAGACTATGCCCACTTAACCCCAAGAGAGTTAGCTCGTGCTGGACTCTACTACACAGGTATTGATGATCAAGTACAGTGCTTTTGTTGTGGTGGGAAGTTGAAAAATTGGGAACCTTGTGATCGTGCGTGGTCAGAACACAGGCGACACTTTCCTAATTGCTTCTTTGTTTTGGGCCGGAATATTAATATGCAAAGTGAATCCACTGTCGTGAGTTCTGATAGGAATTTCCCAAATTCAACAAATGCTCCAATAAATCCAGCCATGGCAGATTACGAAGCACGGATCATTACATTTGGGACGTGGATGTACTCCGTTAACAAGGAGCAGCTTGCAAGAGCTGGATTTTATGCTTTAG GTGAAGGTGATAAAGTACAGTGTTTTCACTGTGGAGGAGGGCTAAATGATTGGAAACCCAGTGAAGACCCTTGGGAACAACATGCTAAGTGGTTTCCAGg ctGTAAATATCTGttagaagagaagggagaagaatATGTAAACAATATTCATTTAACCCATTCAATTGAGGAGTCTCTG GGGAGAACTGTTGAAAGAGCACCATTGTTAACTGAAATAATTg ATGATACAATATTCCAAAATCCTATGGTACAAGAAGCTATACGAATGGGATTCAGTTTCAAGGACATTAAGAAAACAATGGAGGGGAAAATTCAGACATCTGGGAGCAACTATAAATCACTTGAGGTTCTGGTTGCAGATCTAGTGAATGCTCAGAAAGATAATACACAAGATGAATCAAGTCAGACTTCATTACAGAAAG agaaaactgaggtgcTGATGAACTGTTACTCAAGATCACGCAGATATTTGGGAGTGAAATTCCAGTTTCCTGACTTCTGgtccagtgtttattttttttttttaattgggaattCTCCGGTGGTCCTATGGTTAGGACTTGACACTTTTAGTACCAAggacccagattcagtccctggtcccgGAGGTAAGATTCCACAAGtcacgtggtgtggccaaaaaaaaaagtaa